A single region of the Mercenaria mercenaria strain notata chromosome 6, MADL_Memer_1, whole genome shotgun sequence genome encodes:
- the LOC123549857 gene encoding uncharacterized protein LOC123549857: MWPTQKMKRYCENTGCLIVPVSSKSSQYEELEWRISTSLAERCLMFNLNITQMRCYILMKMILKTFITPQCNGALSSFMCKTVLLHCIQSTHSNNWRPPNLLACLTCCLTVLEKFVRQINCPHFIIPENNLMAGRISPYNKHKILEILRNIIRSEGSVLLEIPIDNIGTRLQVKMNMFGAFQYYRTSDEIYATISGQLLLTISGTVSALYEETILV, from the coding sequence ATGTGGCCAACACAGAAAATGAAGAGATATTGTGAGAATACTGGATGTTTAATTGTTCCAGTGAGCAGTAAGAGTAGTCAGTATGAGGAGcttgaatggagaatatctacTTCCCTGGCTGAAAGGTGTCTAATGTTCAATTTAAATATTACACAAATGAGATGCTACATCCTTATGAAgatgattcttaaaacattcataaCTCCCCAGTGTAATGGTGCCCTGTCAAGTTTTATGTGCAAGACTGTTTTATTGCATTGCATACAGAGCACACATTCAAACAATTGGCGGCCGCCCAATTTACTTGCGTGTTTAACTTGTTGCCTTACAGTACTGGAGAAGTTTGTTAGACAAATAAACTGTCCACATTTTATAATACCTGAAAACAATCTAATGGCCGGGAGAATTTCTCCTTATAACAAACATAAAATTCTAGAAATCTTACGAAATATCATACGAAGTGAAGGTAGTGTATTGCTGGAGATTCCCATTGACAACATTGGCACTAGACTGCAGGTGAAGATGAACATGTTTGGAGCGTTTCAGTACTACCGCACTTCAGACGAAATCTATGCTACAATTTCAGGACAACTTCTTCTTACTATAAGCGGTACTGTAAGTGCTctttatgaagaaacaattcttGTATAG